The sequence CTGATGCATGCATTGATATAAAAACAACGGCAATTCTTCTCAAAGAATTAGCAGAGTCAGTAATTAAGTAAATCTTCATAGAGGATTTACTTAATTACTCAACCATAACCATCCATAGGCCACTCCAATTGGCACAGTTAAGTTGTCAATACCCAATGGGCTAATTTGCTCAAGCCCCATAGCCAAACCTGCAATTAAGAGTATTGATAGTGGGCTAATCACTGAAGCACTAAATGTCATTATTAATAGGAGAACAATTATTCCTGTTAGGCCCATTGTCAATGTGCCTGCTAGTGATTTTCGCTGGCCAAAGATAATCCAATTTGAAGAATTGACTTGGCGACCTATTAAACCTGCTAAGCCGTCTCCAAATGACATCATCAGCACTCCAGCTGTCACTGCTGCTGCATGATCAGGCCACAAAAGAATTAGTAAAAAGCTAATACTGATTCCATAAGCAATAGTTCCATAACTTTGACGATTAACGTCTTCCAGAGCAGGTAATAGCCGTATTCGGTGATTAATAATTAATGCAATGGTAATAATAATTGCGACTGGAATAGCTAATTCTGCTGATATTCCTAGAAACCAAGCAAGCGGAATAACAGGACCAGTTCCAATGTGGACTATTTTTCGGCTTAACTCTTTTTGGTTCGGAAAAGAATTTCTACATATCGCTGCACCTAATAAAACTGTGCAGATCCAGCCAATAATAATGACAATTGAGTTAGCGTTGCCTAACACTAATTTTAGGCAGCTTGTTGATGATTAGTCATTACTCTTAGTTTCAGAATCGCTTTGGCTTCTAATTGCCTGACTCGTTCTCTAGAGACATTTATTTGACGCCCAATTTCAGCCAAGGTTAAGGGTTCTTCTCCATCCAAACCAAAACGTAATCGCAAGATCTTTTGCTCTCGTTCATTTAATTGAGATAACCAGCCACCTAAATGTTCTTTTTGAATA comes from Prochlorococcus sp. MIT 1307 and encodes:
- a CDS encoding dolichol kinase; amino-acid sequence: MLGNANSIVIIIGWICTVLLGAAICRNSFPNQKELSRKIVHIGTGPVIPLAWFLGISAELAIPVAIIITIALIINHRIRLLPALEDVNRQSYGTIAYGISISFLLILLWPDHAAAVTAGVLMMSFGDGLAGLIGRQVNSSNWIIFGQRKSLAGTLTMGLTGIIVLLLIMTFSASVISPLSILLIAGLAMGLEQISPLGIDNLTVPIGVAYGWLWLSN